The Calditrichia bacterium genomic interval CGTTTCCATATCCATGAAGTACACTTCAGCCTGCTGACCGGATACCACAATTTTAATGTGCATCCATTCGTTGAAGGTGTAATTAACCGGCGCAGAGTACCGTTCCCCGTGATACAACTGCCAGGCACTGCCGCCGTTGATGATGGGCGTATATTGGTTGGCATCCGGCATACCGGATAAATGCGGACGGATGTAAAACTCTTCACTATTTTTTCGGTCCACAACCCGCCACTGCACGCCCATAAAACCGCGTTCGCCGGTCACGGCAATATCAAATTCGATGATGCCGTTGAGAAATTGGGCATCTTTCAGATATGCGCCACCATCTTTGATAAAAACACCTTTTTTGCCAAAGTAGGTGCCGGTTTCAAAGGTTTCCGCAGTAACATCCCATTGCGGCGAATCAAACGGAATCGTTTGTGCAAAAGCGATTAGCGGAAACCCGATGATCAGTAATCCAATGATAAAGCGATTGCTGAACAACTGCCGGTAAATGATCGTTTTTTTCATGGTTATCCTCAAGTTTTTATGCTGTTTGAGTGCGTTCATTTGCTGAGTTCTTTGATATATTCTGTCCCATTTGACACACACGCTGAAGTTGCCTTTTCGACGCAGGAATGACATACAAAAAGCTTGTGCGTTTGCATACTACATGCTAAATACGACGCACAACTGCAGAATAATCAATCACAGATAAATAGTATTGTAAAAATGGGACATCTGTTCAACCGTGTTGAAATAGCGCATCAGTTTGGTGGGTTTTACATCAGCGTAGATTTTTTCTGGTGAGGTTCCGGTAAAGGTCTTTACTTTTTTGATAAAATGGGATTGGTCGTAATAACCGCAAGTTTCGGCAATATCTGCCCAGTGATACCCTTTTCGTTTGAGGTATAAGGCTTTTTGAAAACGGATAATCTCGGCAAATTGTTTGGGACTGAGTCCGGTAGCCAGGCTAAAACGTCTTTGCAAATGCCTGCGGCTAATGTTCAATTCTTTGGCAATCCCGGTCAATTGAACATTGCCGAGCCTTTGGTTGATCAACTTCGCGAATTTGCAGCCAAAATGATCAACCGGGTTTTCCGGCAGATTGTTAATGAGAAAATCCTCTATCAGTTTGATACGATCTTCGTTTGTATTTGAATCAACAATTTTTTCGTGAAGTTCACGGATTACTTTGTGCCCAAAGACCAGTCCCAAATCGATGGATTTATCGGTGAATTCATAAAAAGGGATATTGATAAACGGGGCTATTCCCCAGGGATAGAAGCTGAAAATGATCAATCCGGTTTTACCCGTTGCTGAAACGTGAAGCGGTTTTGTCATTTGTCCATGCAAAACGCACATCGGGATTTTTTCACTACCACCATTTGAATGTGTCACAAACGGTTCACGGAAGTAAAACAGCATATCGGATCTTGTAGTGGGAATTATCCGGGTTGGCTGCCAGTTGGGATCATATGTTAAATCTTCCTGAATCCATATAGATTCAACATATGGTTTTAAGACTTCTGCGGGTTGTAATTTCCAATAACTCATCACATTACCATTGTTTATCGTGTGTTAAACGGATTTTTTTTCAAAAAGTTATCGATTTTGCAATTCGTGTCACTAATTACTGTTGTATATTTAGTCATCATTTTCAAATCCCAAAGACAAGGAGCATCATGAAAAATCTGCTGGTATTAATGATTATAAGCTTGAGCATCACTTTATCCATCGCTCAGGATTCAGATTTCGTCCGTGCCCGTAAAATGTTGGATCAAATAGATAATGGCATTAAATATTTGAAAACCGGCGACGTACCTACATACAATCAATTATCCGCCAAATTAACCGATACCAGACAGTTGCTGGAATCAACCCAATCAAAAGATCATGAAGAATATGGCACGTTGGTTAATCGCTGGAATGCTTCAAGGGAAAAATTGATTGAAATAGCTAACATCTGGCAAAACCAACCGGCACAACAACAAAACACCCAACAATCCCAGCAAACAACCACACAGCCGAAAGCGAATCCGGCACAAACCCAACGGTCTGCTTCGCCCCAGAACAGCTCCCAAATCTATCAATCGATTATCAGTAAATATCAGGTGCAAAATCGTCCCGATTTGTCAATTGACGCTTCTCCTCAAGAAGCCGGTGCATGGGCACAACAAATGAAACATTTGGGTACGGAGCAGATAGATACAGACACCAAAACGGTGGAAGCTGAATTTGCCGCCGGCAGACTGAATTCACAGGATCGCAACCGTTTTTACCAATGGGTGCATAATAATTGGAAAAACCAGATCGAGCAGCAAATTACTCGGGTCCGGCAGGCATTTGACAGCGAAATTGAAATGGCTATAGAGCAGGCAGATTTCATCAACAATGCAGATGAAAATGATCAGAACAGAATTTTGAATATCGGTAACGATGTACCCTATAATGACAAAAAGGCTACTTTGCGAAATGGCAAAACGTTTTTGGAAAAGGTTATCGCGTATGATGAAGGTGCGGGAATAGCGGATTCACAATTACGGGAAATGCAACGCCAAAAGATAACATCGGCCGAAACTCGTTTGGAGATGTTTAAATCAAAAGCAGCGAGCTTAAACAAAGAAATAGCTGCCCGTCCTAAACCTCAAAAAAAGCCATCAACCAGTCAAAAACTTTGGCTGGATGGGTCTCAGTTTTGTGAAATCACCAAAAAGGGTGAAGTTTGGATGAGCGGTAATTACGTCGGATTTATCGAAGCGAATGGTAAAATTTGGGCACATGGCAACCGGGTTGGTTCTCTGGAATCCAACGGCGATGTGTGGCATAACGGCAATCATGTAGGTACGATCACTGCAAAAGGTGAAGTGTGGAAACGAGGCAGCCAGGTTGGGCTGATTACACCAAAAGGTGAAGTTTGGATCGGTAGTTCTTCACGAGGCACAGTTGAAGGTATCGGTGATTGGCGAAGAGCAGCCATTGTTTATTATTTTGACTTTTTTAAGTGAACAATTCAACAATGCAAAAGCTTTTATGTGTAAATGATTAATGATTCCGCTTAAATAAACCATATTTTTCATCGCAGCCAATCGGCAAATTCCTTCCGGAATTTCTGCATTTTGGGAGCGATCACAAATGAGCAGTAGCCCTGCCGGGGATTGCGGTTATAATAATCCTGATGATAGCTTTCAGCCGGATAAAACACGTCCAATGGAACGATCTCCGTAACAATCGGGTCGTTCCACAATCCGGATGCATCGGTTTCCGCTTTGGAAACTTCGGCAATACTGCGCTGTTCTTCGTTATGAACCATGATGGTTGAGCGATACTGTGTGCCAACATCCGCACCCTGGCGATTCAGGGTTGTCGGGTCGTGGACATGCCAGAATACAGTCAGCAATTGATCGTAGCTGATAACGGCCGGATCAAAGGCAATCTGGATCACTTCCGCATGTCCGGTTGTTCCGCTGCAAATTTGCTCATATGTAGGATTTGGAATCTTCCCACCGGCATAACCGGACACAACTTTCTCCACACCTTTTAATTC includes:
- a CDS encoding AraC family transcriptional regulator, which codes for MSYWKLQPAEVLKPYVESIWIQEDLTYDPNWQPTRIIPTTRSDMLFYFREPFVTHSNGGSEKIPMCVLHGQMTKPLHVSATGKTGLIIFSFYPWGIAPFINIPFYEFTDKSIDLGLVFGHKVIRELHEKIVDSNTNEDRIKLIEDFLINNLPENPVDHFGCKFAKLINQRLGNVQLTGIAKELNISRRHLQRRFSLATGLSPKQFAEIIRFQKALYLKRKGYHWADIAETCGYYDQSHFIKKVKTFTGTSPEKIYADVKPTKLMRYFNTVEQMSHFYNTIYL
- the msrA gene encoding peptide-methionine (S)-S-oxide reductase MsrA — protein: MNNSNKALATFGGGCFWCVEAVFLELKGVEKVVSGYAGGKIPNPTYEQICSGTTGHAEVIQIAFDPAVISYDQLLTVFWHVHDPTTLNRQGADVGTQYRSTIMVHNEEQRSIAEVSKAETDASGLWNDPIVTEIVPLDVFYPAESYHQDYYNRNPRQGYCSFVIAPKMQKFRKEFADWLR